A stretch of the Clostridium botulinum genome encodes the following:
- a CDS encoding glycyl-radical enzyme activating protein has protein sequence MLSDKVNYKEKGNVFNIQRFSVNDGPGIRTIVFLKGCPLSCRWCSNPESQNRNSEIMFNIKNCTECHRCERVCSEGAIDFNLSYRIDRSKCINCGRCVERCYPGALVRSGEEMTVKEIIQELKKESVQFRRSNGGVTLSGGEPLMQSKFALELLKGCKSMGWHTTMETTAYASKDIIDKVMPWLDLILLDIKTVNSDKHFKYTGVRNETILENAKRISELGIKTIVRVPVIPEFNADKKSIYDIAIFATKLKMVDEIHLLPYHKLGVNKYACIGKKYNMGEDIKTPSNEFMLALKDIVENVGLKCNIGAI, from the coding sequence ATGCTAAGTGATAAAGTTAACTATAAAGAAAAAGGAAATGTTTTTAATATACAAAGATTTTCTGTAAACGATGGACCAGGAATTAGAACTATAGTATTTTTAAAGGGATGTCCTTTATCTTGTCGTTGGTGTAGTAACCCGGAGTCGCAAAATAGAAATAGTGAGATTATGTTTAATATTAAGAATTGTACCGAATGTCATAGATGTGAAAGAGTATGTAGTGAAGGTGCAATAGATTTTAATCTTAGTTATAGAATAGATAGAAGTAAATGTATAAATTGTGGACGTTGTGTAGAAAGGTGTTATCCGGGAGCACTTGTTAGATCAGGGGAAGAAATGACAGTTAAAGAAATTATACAAGAATTAAAAAAAGAGTCAGTTCAATTTAGACGTTCAAATGGAGGAGTAACTTTATCTGGAGGAGAACCATTGATGCAATCTAAGTTTGCATTAGAACTATTAAAAGGATGTAAAAGTATGGGCTGGCATACTACTATGGAAACTACTGCATATGCAAGTAAGGATATAATAGATAAAGTTATGCCTTGGCTTGATTTGATTCTTTTAGATATAAAAACAGTAAATTCAGATAAGCATTTTAAGTATACTGGAGTAAGAAATGAAACTATACTTGAAAATGCTAAAAGAATTTCAGAATTAGGTATCAAGACTATTGTTAGGGTTCCAGTTATACCAGAATTTAATGCAGATAAAAAGAGTATATATGATATAGCTATATTTGCTACAAAACTAAAAATGGTAGATGAAATCCATCTTCTACCTTATCATAAATTAGGAGTAAATAAGTATGCGTGTATAGGGAAAAAGTATAATATGGGAGAAGATATTAAAACTCCTAGTAACGAGTTTATGTTAGCATTAAAAGACATAGTAGAGAATGTAGGATTAAAGTGTAATATTGGAGCAATTTAA
- the carA gene encoding glutamine-hydrolyzing carbamoyl-phosphate synthase small subunit, translated as MSGILYLEDGTVYSGRCFGKKGTAVGELVFNTSMTGYGEILTDPSYAGQIINITYPLIGNYGVNKKHLESKKIFARGLVVRSICMNPSNYTSEKTVDSILKDMNVIGIEAVDTRSVTKKIRNKGTMRCVITSEDLTVRQLQSYFESIQEEDNFVKEVSTKEIYNIPGNGRKVVLMDFGAKANIIENLKLRECDITVVPYDTNFDEIVKINPDGVMLSNGPGDPKDVPEVVENVKKIVKVKPTFGICLGHQILALAFGADTYKMKFGHRGGNHGVYDIERDRAFITSQNHGYAVNENSIENKELIITHINLNDRTVEGMKHKTLPVFSVQFHPEGAPGPCDSAYLFDKFMEIM; from the coding sequence ATGAGTGGAATATTGTATCTTGAAGATGGAACGGTTTATAGTGGAAGATGTTTTGGAAAAAAAGGAACTGCTGTAGGAGAATTAGTATTCAATACTTCTATGACAGGATATGGAGAAATACTTACAGATCCATCTTACGCAGGTCAAATAATAAATATAACATATCCATTAATAGGCAACTATGGTGTTAATAAAAAGCATCTGGAATCTAAAAAAATATTTGCTAGAGGACTTGTGGTTAGATCTATTTGCATGAACCCTTCAAATTATACATCAGAAAAAACAGTAGATAGTATACTTAAAGATATGAATGTGATAGGAATAGAAGCTGTTGATACGAGAAGTGTAACGAAAAAAATAAGAAATAAAGGTACTATGAGATGTGTAATTACTAGTGAAGATTTAACTGTAAGACAACTTCAAAGTTATTTTGAAAGTATTCAAGAGGAAGATAATTTTGTAAAAGAAGTAAGTACAAAAGAAATTTATAATATACCTGGTAATGGACGTAAAGTAGTTTTAATGGATTTTGGAGCTAAGGCTAATATTATAGAAAATTTAAAGTTAAGAGAATGTGATATTACAGTAGTTCCATATGATACAAATTTTGATGAAATAGTAAAAATAAATCCTGATGGAGTTATGTTAAGTAATGGCCCGGGAGATCCTAAGGATGTGCCAGAGGTCGTAGAAAATGTAAAAAAAATAGTTAAAGTAAAGCCTACTTTTGGAATTTGTTTAGGACATCAGATTTTAGCACTTGCCTTTGGGGCAGACACCTATAAAATGAAGTTTGGACATAGAGGTGGAAATCATGGTGTTTATGATATAGAAAGAGATAGAGCATTTATAACATCTCAAAATCATGGGTATGCAGTAAATGAAAATAGTATAGAAAATAAAGAATTAATTATTACACATATAAATTTAAATGATAGAACAGTTGAGGGGATGAAGCATAAAACTTTGCCAGTATTTTCAGTACAGTTTCATCCAGAAGGTGCACCTGGACCTTGTGATAGTGCTTATTTATTTGATAAATTCATGGAAATTATGTAG
- the carB gene encoding carbamoyl-phosphate synthase (glutamine-hydrolyzing) large subunit → MSLDKSLNKVLILGSGPIIIGQAAEFDYSGTQACKSIKEEGIEAILVNSNPATIMTDLNIADKVYIEPLNVEAIEEIIQKEKPNGILAGFGGQTALNIAMELQSKGVLEKYNVKLLGINGESIKKAEDREEFKDLMLQIGEPIPESTIAVNIEECKEFVEKHGLPIIIRPAYTLGGTGGGIADTMEEYLQICDLGLKMSPIHQILLEQSVAGWKELEYEVIRDKKDNCIIICNMENIDPVGVHTGDSIVVAPSQTLTDKEYHMLRNSALKIIRSLKIEGGCNIQFALDPISNKYIVIEVNPRVSRSSALASKAAGYPIAKIASKIAIGYSLDELKNYVTQSSSACFEPTLDYVVVKMPKWPFDKFNTAERRLGTQMKATGEVMAIDRSFESAFLKAVTCLESKIIGLKLQNGHELTDEELINKIKMQDDERIFAIGEAFRREFSINDIYEITKIDKWFLNKINNIVNIEKRLESKNIDNELICDASTLGFTDEQISKLSNVDVKKIEIVKKLKNIYPVYKMVDTCSGEFEAKTPYYYSCYEKEDENIITDNKKIMVIGSGPIRIGQGIEFDYCCVHGAWAINNAGYESIMVNNNPETVSTDFDTSDKLYFESLYIDDVMNVIRKENPKGVILQFGGQTSINLAEKLSKRGVNILGTSFESIDLAEDREKFRELLESLDIKTPTGRPVTCIQEAYKVVEKLGYPVIVRPSYVIGGRAMEIIYDDKALEKYMKEAVSLSSEHTIIVDKYVRGTEIEVDTICDGKDVLMPGIMEHIERTGVHSGDSITVYPYMTLKEKVIDKLVENTKKIAKALKIVGLMNIQYVYDGKDIYVIEVNPRASRTVPILSKVTGVPMVNIGVQVMLGSKLKDFKYGIGLLKPSGIHAVKVPVFSNEKLSDVDTYLGPEMKSTGEVLGVDHDLNKAIYKGFKAAGISVETKGAIYVSLKDVDKEEGSSIVKNYYDLGFKIYSSRGTGEKLKENGIKCEIINSEDVFKLIITSQINLIINTPTKGNNNASMGFKIRRKGAEYKIPVFTCIDTAKVFLKTIEIVKHNEKIEYRALNEYFSK, encoded by the coding sequence ATGTCATTAGATAAAAGTTTAAATAAAGTATTAATCTTAGGATCAGGTCCAATAATAATAGGTCAAGCAGCTGAATTTGATTATTCAGGAACTCAAGCTTGTAAGTCAATAAAAGAAGAAGGAATAGAAGCAATACTTGTAAATAGTAATCCTGCTACAATAATGACTGATTTAAATATAGCGGATAAGGTCTATATAGAACCACTGAATGTTGAAGCCATAGAGGAGATAATACAAAAAGAAAAACCAAATGGCATTCTTGCTGGATTTGGAGGACAAACAGCTCTTAATATAGCAATGGAGCTTCAATCAAAGGGTGTTTTAGAAAAATATAATGTTAAATTATTAGGTATAAACGGGGAATCTATAAAAAAGGCTGAAGATAGAGAAGAATTTAAAGATTTAATGTTGCAAATAGGAGAGCCTATTCCAGAAAGTACAATAGCTGTAAATATAGAAGAATGTAAAGAATTTGTAGAGAAACATGGTTTGCCAATAATAATAAGACCAGCATACACATTGGGGGGAACTGGTGGAGGAATTGCTGATACTATGGAAGAATATTTGCAAATATGTGATCTTGGATTGAAAATGAGTCCAATACATCAAATATTACTTGAACAAAGCGTTGCTGGATGGAAAGAACTTGAGTATGAAGTAATAAGAGATAAAAAAGATAATTGCATTATAATATGTAATATGGAAAACATTGATCCAGTAGGTGTCCATACGGGGGATAGCATAGTCGTAGCGCCTTCTCAAACATTAACAGACAAAGAGTATCATATGCTTAGAAATTCAGCTCTTAAGATAATAAGAAGCTTAAAAATAGAAGGGGGTTGCAATATACAATTTGCGTTAGACCCTATTAGCAATAAATATATAGTAATAGAAGTAAATCCAAGAGTAAGTCGTTCAAGTGCATTGGCTTCAAAAGCAGCTGGATATCCAATAGCAAAAATTGCATCTAAAATAGCAATAGGATATAGTTTAGATGAACTTAAAAATTATGTAACTCAGAGTTCAAGTGCATGCTTCGAACCGACTTTAGATTATGTAGTAGTAAAAATGCCAAAATGGCCATTTGATAAATTTAATACTGCAGAGAGAAGACTAGGAACTCAAATGAAGGCGACGGGAGAAGTTATGGCTATAGATAGAAGTTTTGAAAGTGCATTTTTAAAGGCTGTAACTTGTTTAGAAAGTAAGATAATAGGATTAAAACTTCAAAATGGTCATGAACTAACAGATGAAGAGCTTATAAATAAGATAAAAATGCAAGATGATGAAAGAATATTTGCTATAGGAGAAGCTTTTAGAAGAGAATTTTCAATAAATGATATATATGAAATAACTAAAATTGATAAGTGGTTCTTAAATAAGATAAATAATATTGTAAATATAGAAAAAAGATTAGAAAGCAAAAATATAGATAATGAATTGATATGTGATGCTAGTACATTAGGATTTACAGATGAACAAATAAGTAAATTATCAAATGTAGATGTTAAAAAGATAGAAATAGTTAAGAAGCTTAAAAACATATATCCAGTATACAAAATGGTTGATACATGTAGTGGAGAGTTTGAGGCTAAAACGCCATATTATTATTCATGTTATGAAAAAGAAGATGAAAATATAATAACAGATAATAAAAAGATCATGGTAATAGGTTCAGGTCCTATTAGAATAGGACAAGGAATTGAATTTGATTACTGCTGTGTACATGGAGCCTGGGCAATTAATAATGCAGGATATGAATCAATTATGGTAAATAATAATCCTGAAACAGTGAGTACGGATTTTGATACTTCTGATAAATTGTACTTTGAATCTTTATACATAGATGATGTTATGAATGTAATTAGAAAAGAGAATCCAAAGGGAGTAATATTACAATTTGGAGGGCAAACATCTATTAATTTGGCCGAAAAACTCTCTAAAAGAGGAGTAAATATACTAGGAACTAGCTTTGAATCTATAGATTTGGCAGAAGATAGAGAGAAATTTAGAGAATTACTAGAGAGTTTAGATATAAAAACTCCTACGGGAAGACCTGTAACTTGTATACAAGAAGCATATAAAGTTGTGGAAAAACTAGGGTATCCAGTAATTGTTAGACCATCATATGTAATAGGTGGTAGAGCAATGGAGATTATATATGATGATAAAGCTTTAGAAAAATATATGAAAGAAGCTGTAAGTTTAAGCAGTGAGCATACAATAATAGTAGATAAATATGTAAGAGGAACTGAAATTGAAGTAGATACAATATGCGATGGTAAAGATGTACTAATGCCGGGAATAATGGAGCATATTGAAAGAACAGGTGTACATTCTGGTGATAGTATAACAGTTTATCCATATATGACATTAAAGGAAAAAGTAATTGATAAATTAGTTGAGAATACTAAAAAAATAGCTAAGGCTTTAAAGATAGTTGGTCTTATGAATATCCAATATGTTTATGATGGAAAGGATATTTATGTAATAGAGGTTAATCCAAGAGCATCTAGAACGGTACCTATACTAAGCAAGGTTACAGGAGTGCCTATGGTAAATATAGGAGTTCAAGTTATGTTAGGCAGTAAGCTTAAGGATTTTAAATATGGAATAGGACTTTTAAAACCAAGTGGAATACATGCAGTAAAAGTTCCTGTGTTTTCAAATGAAAAATTATCAGATGTGGATACTTATTTAGGGCCAGAGATGAAATCAACAGGAGAAGTGCTAGGAGTTGATCATGATTTAAATAAAGCTATATATAAAGGATTTAAGGCAGCTGGTATAAGTGTAGAAACAAAGGGAGCTATATATGTCTCACTTAAGGATGTAGATAAAGAAGAAGGAAGTAGTATAGTGAAAAATTATTATGACTTAGGATTTAAGATATATAGTTCAAGAGGAACTGGAGAAAAACTAAAAGAAAATGGGATAAAATGTGAAATAATAAATTCAGAAGATGTATTTAAACTTATAATTACTTCGCAAATAAATTTAATAATAAATACACCTACAAAGGGGAATAATAATGCTAGCATGGGATTTAAAATAAGAAGAAAAGGCGCTGAATATAAAATACCTGTATTTACATGTATAGATACTGCTAAAGTATTTTTGAAAACAATAGAAATTGTTAAACATAATGAAAAAATCGAATATAGAGCGTTAAATGAATATTTCAGTAAATAA